In Cervus elaphus chromosome 24, mCerEla1.1, whole genome shotgun sequence, a single genomic region encodes these proteins:
- the MANF gene encoding mesencephalic astrocyte-derived neurotrophic factor has translation MWATHGLAVALALSVLPASRALRPGDCEVCISYLGRFYQDLKDRDVTFSPASIEKELIKFCREARGKENRLCYYIGATEDAATKIINEVSKPLSHHIPVEKICEKLKKKDSQICELKYDKQIDLSTVDLKKLRVKELKKILDDWGETCKGCAEKSDYIRKINELMPKYAPKAASSRTDL, from the exons ATGTGGGCCACGCACGGGCTGGCCGTGGCGCTGGCTCTGAGCGTGCTCCCGGCCAGCCGGGCGTTGCGGCCGGGTGACTGCGAAG tttGTATTTCTTATCTGGGAAGATTTTACCAGGACCTCAAAGACAGAGATGTCACATTCTCTCCAGCCTCTATTGAAAAAGAACTTATAAAGTTCTGCCGTGAAGCTAGAGGCAAAGAGAATCGGTTG TGCTACTACATTGGGGCCACAGAGGATGCAGCCACCAAGATCATCAACGAGGTGTCCAAGCCCCTGTCCCACCACATCCCTGTGGAGAAGATCTGTGAGAAGCTCAAGAAGAAAGACAGTCAGATCTGTGAACTGAAGTATG ACAAACAGATTGACCTGAGCACAGTGGACCTGAAGAAGCTCCGAGTTAAAGAGCTAAAGAAGATCCTGGACGACTGGGGGGAGACGTGCAAAGGCTGTGCGGAGAAGTCTGACTACATCCGGAAGATTAATGAACTGATGCCTAAATATGCTCCCAAGGCAGCTAGTTCACGGACTGATTTGTAG